The genome window tgtaaacaattatttaaaagataTACTTTGGATCAACCATGACGTAAACAATATACTTTGAAACTTTGTTACCCAAAAGTAAAGTCTTTGTACTGTGCAACAGAGGTAAACTCTGGACAATAAAGTGTCCACACCTTTCTATAATCATTACACAATTAACAATctggaataaaaacataaaacggTATGAaattaggatttaaaaaaaaaatcatacaaaGGCCTTACTGGCAAAACTGGACATTACAATAAATGTTCAGATATTTGTTTGAGTTTGGGAGGCTACACTATCCCATTAAGGACATTATCAAATACAACAAAGAGTTCAATTAgtaaagtgaaaataataaaaaagtgattGAAACAGAGCTCTTTCATTAGAGAACAGGTGGAGTTTTCCTGTTGCACAACAAAAGAAACCGTTTCCCTTTCCTAGTAGTTACCACACAGGTGTGAAATCTCTTGCagcaaaaaaacatgtaaactgTCACCACAACGATTCCCAAAAAAGTGCCAACTACAGTATCAACCTGCAATACAGCTTTGTGTACAGTAGCTGTCAAGTGAAGCCAACAGCCACTAAACATTCCCAAAGTGGAATATGATCAATCAAAAGTTATTaatcaaagcaaaaataaacaaaatcatcTGTACCTGTAGGCCCTATAATCCAgctccagtctttatgctaagctaagataaCTATCACCATCTtttttagctaaaaaaaaaaaagaaagctaatAAGCATATTccccaaatgtcaaactattatAAGATTAGTTACAAAATTTAAATCATTCAGTTATAGAAATGAGGGAAAACAACTCCCACATCAAGATAGGAAGCggcattttaaataaaacttttCTCATTCAGGCTTTAATATAACTGTCTTTGTTCATTACTGCTGCTGCATTTTGACTCTATCCGATCAGAGTTTTCATGAAGGCAGGTTTGCTGAACGGCCAGTGGTACTGGTTGGGGACAGGTCCGTTCACATTGCACTCGAAGAAGGAGAACATGGGGAACCATATGCGCGCTCTCCGGCTGTGCTGGAAGGCGCGGGTGTTTGCTAAGGTGTGGTAGTAAAGGAAGAGGCGGGTGGTGATGTAGAAGGCGATAAACACATCGATGGAGTAATGCTCGTGAGCCGCCAGGATGAAGAAAATCCCAAACAGGTTTAACACCCAGGATATGGTGTGAATCAGATTCCAAGTTCGTGGAGTGTCTGCGAGAGAAAGCAATCATTAAAGGATGAATATATAGCGGTATTCAAATGCTTCCATTCGTCtacaaatcccatgaaaagacGAAAAACATCAATGAAATTCTTCTACTAACAAGTGTTATTTTGGGTAAAAATAAAGCTTAAGCTGAACAACTGCTGTGTAATTTATGGTAAAACAATCTTGACGACACACACTCCTGTTGGTGTAAAACTGACTCTCACATCAAAATATAACTTATCCATGTCCCTCACacaaatcaaagtgtatttatctGTGCCATAGATGTCAAAACATATAATTGGTTGTAATTTCCTACTCTTACActtaatactgtatgtattgatCCGCGCCTGAAAACACTTCCCAGGAAATGCATCATTTACTCCTGTTTGAGTAATGTCTGCTAAAATCTACATTGCCAACTGTTTATAGGAATTACTGAGACTTTAGAGACAAAGTTTCTAGAGACGTACCAAAAGGGTTGTTGGTTTGGATCTTTTTACAGGATTTGTTGacatactacacatactacGCAACAATATACTATATTAAACAAAAGCAGTATCACTCACATTCAGTTACAAAAAAGTTGAGCAATGTGAGGATAACGGTGTGTCCACTGAACATGTAGTCTCCACAAGTTTGGACGCCGGTCAGAGTCATCCCAAACCCACTCCAGATCATTAATGCCCTCTGCATCTTTCCCCAGGTATCAGCGTACGTCTGAggagcaaaagaaaaatacattcattttgtgaAACCCAGCAGCAGCTGTTCATCAGTTATCACAGTGGGAATGCTGAGTTCAGAACAAACTACAACGCTGCCAAAAGCAACAACTGCTGAAAATAGCACATGTAATCTAATCCGCACATAATCTCATACTGCTTCCCACCTTACTGGAACACTTCAGGTGCTGCCCAGGCACAGAGAGCGATGTGACAAACATGGTGCAACAACGAAGCAAGAACACAGTTCCCATAAGAGAACACAGCCGTCTGAAGAGGATCGACCTGAAATACAGACACTCATTACCTGCCAAAATATAGTTTTGCATTTCAAACACTTTGTATCTTATCAGGTATATCTAATTAGGGGTAATACACAGTGCATCAGTGAACAGTTGACtacctgtgtttgtggaggagAAGGATCAATATAAACATGTAACACAGGATGAGGCCACAGGCTTCAGCCATAGCAAAAGCCCAAGGGATTCTGGGAACACTGTCAGGGATAGAAAAAACAAGTGTATTAGCATGCAGATAAGATATGACGCAGGAAAATGTGCACTTGAACTATGGACTATACCTGTCCAGAAATATGTCAGGGAGTGGGGGGTATGTCCTCATGTCCGGGACTCGCTCATGTACGATGACCATGACAAAAGATGTGAatccaaacacaaaaaagacataTATGGAGCTGAGGATCGTCTTCCACACCTCTGGGTCCAACCTGCCTGACAGGTGCTGCCTACACCTCCcgttatagtgtgtgtgtgctgtagcTGCTGAGCATAATGCGGATCTGTCACCGTTCCTCAGCCTCAGCTCTGTCCCATTATAAAAGCGATCACCTCCATTACACCTCCTGTCAGTTCCATCACAGCTCCACTCCCTCCCTGTGGTGCCCAGCAATGGCTCGGCAGCGGGGCTGTCTGCAGGTCGGAGacccagctcctccagctgcgCCTGGTTCCGTCTCTGGAGCCGTCGGAGAGCTATGGTCAGCCGCTTGATGTCTCCCAGCACGGTGAGGCCCAGCGGAGGCCCACGCAGGTCGGGCTCGGTCAGAGCCAGCAGGCTGGGGCCGTCCAGGCGGTGCTGTCCGCACAATAACTCCACATACTCCCCGAAACCTCCTTCCTGCAGCCACTGGGCCACCTGCTTACAGCTCCAGGCACTCACACTGTCCTCTAATGCTTCCATGCCACTGCAGATAGAGACACATAGATGCTTTAGTCAGGTAGGGCTTTATGAGTATAGAAAATCACTTTGGATCATTGAGCATCCTTTCTTTCTCCACTGTACTCTTATCTTTTGATTTAATTACTGCCTTTGGCACGGCCAGTCCTGTTGTTTGAATGCAAAACAGCCTGACAGTCACACACTGACATTCTATTATAATTTGCATCCTGCATTGATCACAACCACTTTCCCTGAATGAGACAGGACTGTgacaaatgaatatttaaatgactgaattaatTAGTTGTTTGATCTATTAAAAGTCAAAAAATAGCAACACAATCCAAGGGGACATCTTCAAATGTCGGGTTtcgataaaaaaaaggaaggtttAAGGCgatataaaagagaaaaaagcagagCAGTTGATGATTAATCTTCTTTCAATGAACTAATCAAGTGATCAGTTGATACTTTCATTCATTCTtctaacaaaaatatatttattgaccAAGCTTCTAAAGTATGAAAAACTGTATATCTTTGTAAAGATCATTTTACAACTTCAACTTCTTTTACTGACAGATATTGGACTTGTTAACAATTTCTTGTCCGTTCATTAACTAAATGATTGaatgataataaatgtaattgacacacaaaacaatgcaCCTCTGCTTAATAAATTACTGATCAGCACTTCAAAACAGCCTCTGCTACATACTATGAAGAAATGTTATTCTATGACTGATCTGGATGCAGTCATTTGCTGTTGGGGAGCCAGCTCTACACACTGCCGGCTTCAGAGCGCTGTCATTCAACACATGTTGTGTTCACATCTGTTAATATACAGCAGAAGACTGACTTACAGGCTAAGTGTACTTAATGACAACCTGATCCACATTAAGTAGTCCTATGTTTCACATTATGTCTCGAactaaaacaaaccaacagGAACTCAATGTTGAATACCCTCTCTGTTATAAAGGTTTCAATTAATAAGAAAACAGCCACTAACCATCCACAACACAAGCAGATGAATGAGTTCCTCTCCCTCAGACAGATTAGAAACGGAGGAAAATCTCTCCTTTTGCTCGTTTCTGCCCTTTGACCCTCTGATAAGCTCTCTGCTGCACTGCTCACCCTGTCTTCCCGACTGCTCCAAAGGTCTGCAAGCTCCACCAACACATCTGTACCGAACGTGAGCGATAGTCTACATGCTGATTGTACCTCAGATACAGACTTAAAATGACCCATGTAAGCAGCTTTCAGTTATCAGTAATACATGAAGCAGCACTGGGTGTAGTTTTTAATACTAAAATGCTGAGATAGCAATATAATCTCATTCATAAAGGGGCCACAATATTACACAGTATACATAGTGTTGCATGAGGCAAACATATGGACTAAGTTTACTCTGTGATTACTTACTTAATCTGGGAACTACTTTAATGTAATTTTCTCAATTTAGTCATTTCTTTTGGTCTCTGAAACTTCCGAAAACAGTGAAGAATTATCACAATTTCGCAAACCTCAAAGGGATTTCTTTTGTTGCCAAGCACAGTCCACATTCTCTAAGTATTCAGTTTGACTTCATGTAAATCAAGACAGCCATTCATCACTAAAGCTAAAACAATCAGTTGATTAATCGGTTACCATATGAATAATTTTCCAATGCAAGAATTTGCTGCTACATGATAGTAAACagattaatacatttcaaaagctgAAActgtaaatagaaaaacattGGTATTGTTAATCTTCTTTATTGATTAATGTTTTAAGCTTTTTTCAAAAATTGTGATCAAGGCCAAAAATGTGAGTTGAAATGTTAACACTTTAGTATCATCATACAGCTTAAACGTTGCATGTAGTCTTAAAGGTCACAATATGAGTTGAGGGAAACACTCTTCATTGCACTTGAATGTGTTTGAATCTAATAATCAATGACAGTTTCTCTTGTCACTTCCACATCACTCATCTTTTCTGAGAATGAGTATTACCCTCAGATTACCAGATTACCAGTCACACCTAATATGACGTCACACTATTTATAGCAACATCCTCTTTTGAAAGTAGCAGAAACTTCAGATTTTGTCAATGACTTACCATATTAAACTTTGTTGTATACCATCATGTCAAATAGTGTCTGACTGAGAGTGAGGGATCCATGCAGGACGATCAAAATAATCTCATCAActgataaatattttatattaagaTGTCTGAAACCTAAAGCAACTCACCTGGGTAGCTTCTGCTCCGTTCCCTCTGAGAGAAATAGGTTATTTTTAACTGGCCCCTAGATTTTACTGGCAACATAGTTGGGTTCTCTGTCCGAGGCTTTACTTGGGGATTCATAAGTGCCATGTCAGCTTGTTTGGCTGGTTTACAGTGAGTCAGTGAGCAATGACACAGCTGTGACAGAGAAAgcccttcagtgtgtgtgtgtttgtgtgtgtgtttgtgtgtgtgttcgtgagAGACACTATCTGACAAAGGGCTCATAGTCTTTTTACCACAGGAGCAACGCGTAATTTCAGCATTAAATCAAATTGGAGTGATTaaatcacttccttttttttggtgGTGTGGAAAACTTTTAACTCTTTTTTCATCACATAAACAAAAAGTAGAGAGACACATatcccacaaacaaacaagtagcAGGAACTACTCTAGTAGTTTCAAActtctttaaacaaacaaacagtagtTGCCTCTTACCATGAATCCAGTGTCACTATGCTGGCAGAAGAAGTAGCAGTGCTAAGTTTTCCATGGCCAACATGCTTCTGACAACTAAGCAACCCCAAACAGGAAGAGACCTTAATAAACAACACCAGTAAAGAAGAGCTGCTGGGCTCATGCTGGGCTGCTGATCAAAGCACACTGACATCTGCTGGCCACTTATAGGTAAATCAGGATCTGTTTACAGGTGGTATTTCtctagatttaaaagaaaaaaagcagatttcaATCTCTATTTGGTTTGAATTTGACAGCACAAGCAGTGGTTTTTAAACAAGTTATGTAAATATAACCACATTTTCATGAGTGAGAGTGTGACTGAGAGTCTGTGCCAAACTGCACCACCTGTTTATGACAGTCAAAGGCTGCAGCAGCCAACACAGAtgcaacacacagcagcaggactTAGTTTGAGGGAAATAACAGAGAAGATTACACACTTTAAAGTTGAGAAATGGCAGAACCAATTTCTGAGGCGAGCTGTAAAGACTCTGACCcagaaaaggaggaaatatGTGGGACAGAGGATCAAAAGAGGAATTGGGAGACCCCGtctctggaggagctggaggagattTTACATTCAGCACCACGCTCCTGTCGCCACGGAGATGAGGTGTGGCCGAATCTGTACCTTGGGGACATGTGAGTGTCTTTTATTGAaatcaacatacagtatgtggctAAGATTGtgcattaaatgtgtaaaatgtaattaatatgtTTGTATGTAACAGGTTTATGTCTCATGACAAACTTGGCCTCTGGCAGCTGGGTATCACTCATGTGTTGAACGCAGCGCATGGAAAACTGTGCTGTAAAGGTAGTGATGACTTTTATGGAACCACGGTGAAATACTACGGCGTGCCAGCCAACGACCTGCCAACATTTGAcctttcaccttttttttaccCTGCTGCTGAGTTCATACACCAGGCTTTGACAGCTGGAGGTATTGTAAGCTGCCACACATGCAAATGGATgtgagtgtttatgtgtgaatGTGGGATTTCAtgtcatttctttgtttatgtcTTTACGACGTCCAGGAAAGGTGTTTGTGCATTGTGCTGTGGGTGTGAGTCGCTCAGCTGCATTGGTCCTAGCCTACCTGATGATTCATCACCACCTAAGTCTGTTGTCCTCTACACGCTGTGTGCAACAGAAACGTTGGATTTTCCCAAACAGAGGCTTTCTACGACAGCTTATAGCCCTGGACCGAAAACTGCAGGACGAAAGGTTGAATGAgccacaataaaacaaagtagAGCAACCCCTTGGTTATAAATTGAAATAATTGTCCTCCATTAGTTTGCAGAAGTCCCTGTTCCCATTCACACAATGCAAGACTGTCTCCATTTGTACCATTTACTGTAAGTATACACTAACCAGTTCAACTGTGTCCATCACTCCCCTCCCTTGTCCTCTCCTGATGTGACCTCTGGCTACGAACATAGAAGGTCCCTGTCTTTTCTCGCTAGACCATTGGCACCAGTGAACAAACCAATCAATGCAACAGCAACAATAAATAAGCGCATGCACTCAGAGAGAACTCCCTGAACACAGGGAGCTAATTCTGGAGGCAAGCAGGCATTTGAACAGCCACCTGCTGTCGTCTCTCACTGAGCTGCAGATTCACTGCTGCTGGAGGCACGGTGGACACACACATAGTCTGTTGCAGGAGCTGTCTGAGTGAGGGGAGAATGTCAGGGAGCAGCCAGCCACAAGATCTGGTGCTCATTAAAGAACTAGAGTTCATCTTGGATTCCTGCACACTGGAGCTCACACCAGTGGATGAAGTCTGGCCCAACCTGTACATAGGAAATGTGtgagtcctgtgtgtgtgtggagtgtgttgTAGACACCTTCAAGAGCTCTTAAGGAGAAAAATGTACCCGTTTTATTAACTTGTTAAAGTATAAAAACTGCATCTTAACATCCTTTGATGAtactctttcctctttttttgtgactgttttgtgtgttttccagtgCGGTGGCACAGAATAGAAAGACATTACATAAGCTTGGCATCACTCATGTCCTGAACGCAGCACACTCCAAGCAGGGCAGCATCGGTGACCAGAGTTTTTATGGGGACTCCTGCGTTTACTTTGGCATCCCAGCGGAGGATTCAGATCGCTTTGACCTCAGCGAGAACTTTAAACCTGCAGCTGACTTCATACATAAAGCCTTGAAGAGCAAAGATGGTAGCCTACAGTGTATGAATGAGACACGCATTGTCCCATGTCAAATGTTTATAcgctgtttaaaaaatatatatttcctttcaCATTCTCCCTCCTACAGGAAAAGTGCTGGTGCATTGCATCATGGGAATAAGTCGATCAGCCACATTGGTCCTGGCTTACCTAATGTCGCGGCAGCGTTTCACTGCGAGAGATGCTCTGAAGCACATCGTTCAAAAGCGACCCATTTATCCAAACAAGaactttctgtctctcctcctcaaACTGGATCAACAGCTGACATTCAAACGGAGGTTATGTCCTCTTTTATgacacctctccctctctttcttcaccTACTGCATCACATTAGACCTCTCTTCCCATGTGTTACACTCCACTTCGTTATTGAAAATATCTGTAAATAATACTCCTTTTTATTTGTACTAAAAGTTACTTTAATGCACAAGTTTATCTTCTGGGTACAGCAGCAATGACCATGTGTtgtaaaaagtgtatttattgtctttgtattattttcatattcaaTCTTTATTCAAAGGTTCCCTGTTGAACGCaagctttataaataaagctttatgaCTCAGTGTGAATATTAATTCACACAGCAGCAATGGGTGTAGTTTTTAATACTAAAATGCTGAGATATCAATATAATCTC of Eleginops maclovinus isolate JMC-PN-2008 ecotype Puerto Natales chromosome 22, JC_Emac_rtc_rv5, whole genome shotgun sequence contains these proteins:
- the zgc:153981 gene encoding dual specificity protein phosphatase family protein, with the protein product MSGSSQPQDLVLIKELEFILDSCTLELTPVDEVWPNLYIGNVAVAQNRKTLHKLGITHVLNAAHSKQGSIGDQSFYGDSCVYFGIPAEDSDRFDLSENFKPAADFIHKALKSKDGKVLVHCIMGISRSATLVLAYLMSRQRFTARDALKHIVQKRPIYPNKNFLSLLLKLDQQLTFKRRLCPLL
- the LOC134858513 gene encoding dual specificity protein phosphatase 13A-like, which encodes MAEPISEASCKDSDPEKEEICGTEDQKRNWETPSLEELEEILHSAPRSCRHGDEVWPNLYLGDMFMSHDKLGLWQLGITHVLNAAHGKLCCKGSDDFYGTTVKYYGVPANDLPTFDLSPFFYPAAEFIHQALTAGGKVFVHCAVGVSRSAALVLAYLMIHHHLSLLSSTRCVQQKRWIFPNRGFLRQLIALDRKLQDESLQKSLFPFTQCKTVSICTIYCKYTLTSSTVSITPLPCPLLM
- the LOC134858486 gene encoding LOW QUALITY PROTEIN: sphingomyelin synthase-related protein 1-like (The sequence of the model RefSeq protein was modified relative to this genomic sequence to represent the inferred CDS: deleted 2 bases in 1 codon), which codes for MSVCFDQQPSMSSSSSLLVLFIKVSSCLGLLSCQKHVGHGKLSTATSSASIVTLDSCGMEALEDSVSAWSCKQVAQWLQEGGFGEYVELLCGQHRLDGPSLLALTEPDLRGPPLGLTVLGDIKRLTIALRRLQRRNQAQLEELGLRPADSPAAEPLLGTTGREWSCDGTDRRCNGGDRFYNGTELRLRNGDRSALCSAATAHTHYNGRCRQHLSGRLDPEVWKTILSSIYVFFVFGFTSFVMVIVHERVPDMRTYPPLPDIFLDSVPRIPWAFAMAEACGLILCYMFILILLLHKHRSILFRRLCSLMGTVFLLRCCTMFVTSLSVPGQHLKCSSKTYADTWGKMQRALMIWSGFGMTLTGVQTCGDYMFSGHTVILTLLNFFVTEYTPRTWNLIHTISWVLNLFGIFFILAAHEHYSIDVFIAFYITTRLFLYYHTLANTRAFQHSRRARIWFPMFSFFECNVNGPVPNQYHWPFSKPAFMKTLIG